The DNA sequence CTATGTATTGCCACCAGAGCCGGAAATATTGGAACGGTTTTGGAATGGTCTAAAGAAAGAAATGATGTCTGCAAGGAAATATGCTACGATGGTAAGAGATTACATGGTATTTCGAATGATGGAAAAATCAGGATTAAGATCGTTTGAATGTATTATGCTCGATGTTAGGGATTTACGGTTTGATTTAGGAGATAATGGGAAAATCCATGTGAGATATGGAAAAGGATCAAGGGGAACCGGCTACAAGGAACGCCTAATACCAATGCTTTTTGGTTTGGATGAATTGTTGAAATGGTATCTGAAACAAGTACGACCTCTCTTTTCAACTGAGAAAGAAGGGGCGTTGTTTTATAGTGAGTCTGGAATAAGATTGGGGCGCGATGTGGCAAGAAATGCGCTGAGAAGAAGACAGCAGGACTTAGGGTTTAAGGAAAATGAAATCTTCAGCCCTCATCAGTTGAGACATGCCTTTGCGACCAATCTTACAGAAAAGGGTGTTGATTTACTAACGATAAAAACATTGCTTGGGCACAGCAAGATACAGACAACATTTGAGTATGTTTCTCCTAATGATAATTTTCTGGAAAAACGTATCCGGATGGCACAAGAAAAGTGGCAAAAACAGCTACTGGAGTATCAGGAAGGAAAGGACGTGTAGTCATGGCACTAGAATGGAAGTTAAGAAAAATAATGGCGGAGAGAAATATCTGGTCTGGAGCTGAACTTGGTCGGTTATTACAGGATCTTGCAGGATATAAGTTATCAGCACCATCTATCAGTGTACTGATGAATGAGCAGCCTAAACAGGTTAAAGCAGAAACTATGGATGCACTATGCATCGCTCTGGAATGTACTCCAAATGATTTGTGGGAATTTACAATGACATCATACAAAAGGAAAAAGCAGGAAAAGATTGTGCCGATTGCCAAGGTTGCAAATGGCAAGCTGCCACCATTATAAATGTTTTGTTATTTTTCACTGGAAATACCGATAGATAAAACATGGGTGGCAAATCTGCTTAAGGAGTACAAAGATTTTTTAATTGCTCATCATAAAGCACAAAAGTCAGTCAGGAAGCATCTGATGAATTCATCTGCTATTTTTATGGATATGGAAGATGTTTTGCCACATGAACTCACATTTTATTGGCTGGAATCCAGCTTTCAAAAACACGGGACTACCGTAGCAAAGAGAAGTATGAAAGGATTTCTTCTGGGAAAAGGGCTGATTAAGGAGCCAGATGAAGAATATCGATATAGAAAGATATTTGATAATTATTTAAAAGATTGTCCTATGGGTTTTAGAAAGTGTGTTGTTTGGTATTACGATGAAAAGTTCAGTCTACGCGAAAAGCAGATATCTAATAATGCAAGAAATCCAATAAAGGTCAGAACGATTGATAATGATGTGTGTTTCCTAAGCCGAATGATAAAGTGGATGACTGCGAATTACCCTAATTCCCAGTCATGGCTTGATGTATCGGAAGAAATGGTTAATCAGTTTTTACTTTCATTAACACCTGCAAATCGGGAATGTATGAGAAAAGATCTGTATCAGTTCTTTAAATTTGCAGTAAGAAAAAGAAACATTTTCGTTATCCCGATGACTGACTATAAAACTCGTGAGACTACAAGAGTTAATTATGTGCTTACCTTTAAGGAACAAAGCAGGTTGGCACAAAAAATACAGTTGGAAGGATTGAGTTTTCCATATGAGGCGTTGATGACGTCGTTGGCGTTTTATCATGCGTTACCAGTGCGATATATTTGTTCCATTTTATTGTCTGACCTTGATCTTGAAAAAAACGTAATTTATATGAAGAATATACCCAATTTGTATTTAACCACAATAGAGATGTTGTTGCTGAAGGAGTATTTGCTGTTAAGGAATAATTTTTCTCATAATAAAGGCAGAAAGTATCTATTTATTCAAAGAAAGCAAACCGTGTATTATGACGAGTCAATTGGAGCACATTTTGTAAGTAGGAGGGTATCTTATTTTTCAGGATTTAATCCGCGAACATTAAGGATTACCTGTTTAATGGTAATGTCAAATCTATATGGCCCGCAGTTTTTGCGTGAAGCTTATGGTGTATCACAAACACATGCAAGCCGTTTTGGGAAGTATGAAGATTACTTATTAGAAGAAACTTTAAATGATGTGTTAAATGAAAAATAATTTGGCGGATTAACAATATGGCTATTTGTGCCCATCTCACCAAAAGGGTAGAATTGGGAATTGCGCGTTTTGAAAATCATACATAATAGCTTTGTAGGCTACATGGTGTATGATCTGTTTTCTTAGCGTACGAAATCCGCATAATGTTGGGGAGACCCCATATAGGATTGAAATTCATAAATATCCAAGGCAGTAACTTTATCCGGTGCAAAGTTATAAGCATTAAGGTATACTTTAATGCTCATAACTCTTACCTTCAGATTTCAGCCACATGCCAAAACCGTTTAACATTGGGTGACCCTTCCTTCAGATATATACATGAATGTTCAATTGCCGTATTCTCGGACGAAAATCAACGCAAGAGTCAAAGCAACAATATCGAGAATGCTAATTCGCAGTACTGTTTGTTGGCAGATTCTTGATGCGCATTGAACCAGCTATGATAATACCAACGACACCAGCAATAAACCCGAAAAGAAAGGTTGAAGAATACCCAAATTTATCGGCAAAAACGCCCGCAATCGGTGCGGAAAAGGCATAGGCAATATCCTGAAACATTCCGAATCCTCCGATGGCGGTGCCGCGCTGTTCCGGGTTAACCCTCTTTATAACTTCTACACCCATCGCCGGGTATATCATTGAACAGCCGAGACCGGTAAGTAACGCACCAATCAGTGCAAGACTATAATGAGGTGCAAGCCAGAGTAAACTTTGCCCAACCGTTTCAACCACAAGCGAAACGAGCGCGACTTTTACTCCTCCAATTTTATCGGGTAGGGCACCGAAAAGAATCCGGCTTATCACAAATCCGATTCCGAATAATGAAAGACCGACACCGGCATATGGCCATCCTTGATCTTTAAAATAAAGCGAGATAAATGCTCCGAGAACCGCAAAACCGACTCCTTGAAGCGTAACGGCAAGTCCTTGCTTCCAGATTATTCCCAAAAGCTTGAGAAACGATTTTTTCGCTTCGGTAGCTTTATGAGGAGCAACTTCAGGAGCGGTGAGAAACATTATAACACCGATAATCGGCAAAATG is a window from the Veillonellales bacterium genome containing:
- a CDS encoding helix-turn-helix transcriptional regulator; amino-acid sequence: MALEWKLRKIMAERNIWSGAELGRLLQDLAGYKLSAPSISVLMNEQPKQVKAETMDALCIALECTPNDLWEFTMTSYKRKKQEKIVPIAKVANGKLPPL
- a CDS encoding arabinose transporter: MSQVSLKQSLAKLGFAIFLTYLSVAMALPVVSVFVIEELKLPNWLGGAAVGVAFVSTILSRKYAGNFADAKSSKKCFMLGFFFYMAAALVCMAADISGMSASVAFAILIAGRLLLGIGESMATVGFLSWHFSSLGSVHSGKILSIFGMAMYGTFAVGGPVGLTLYKYFGFSSVMLASSILPIIGVIMFLTAPEVAPHKATEAKKSFLKLLGIIWKQGLAVTLQGVGFAVLGAFISLYFKDQGWPYAGVGLSLFGIGFVISRILFGALPDKIGGVKVALVSLVVETVGQSLLWLAPHYSLALIGALLTGLGCSMIYPAMGVEVIKRVNPEQRGTAIGGFGMFQDIAYAFSAPIAGVFADKFGYSSTFLFGFIAGVVGIIIAGSMRIKNLPTNSTAN
- a CDS encoding site-specific integrase, giving the protein MVISNNFSIINGINAQSKEPTLEDSVRFQAKLIGLWEQQQNILGYTKATIALNIRNVNEILDLSNKFIWELTNADMDRFYERLVGKGLAYSTRRKYQSNISAFLNFLNARHSRDIYEQYGVNVPNIIDKFNRHMHHKDDVESYVLPPEPEILERFWNGLKKEMMSARKYATMVRDYMVFRMMEKSGLRSFECIMLDVRDLRFDLGDNGKIHVRYGKGSRGTGYKERLIPMLFGLDELLKWYLKQVRPLFSTEKEGALFYSESGIRLGRDVARNALRRRQQDLGFKENEIFSPHQLRHAFATNLTEKGVDLLTIKTLLGHSKIQTTFEYVSPNDNFLEKRIRMAQEKWQKQLLEYQEGKDV